A genomic segment from Limosilactobacillus sp. encodes:
- a CDS encoding MerR family transcriptional regulator, with protein sequence MRYSIGDVAKKMDVPTSTLRFYDKKGLLPFVDRDEAGRRSFKDNDLNFLEVIECMKKCGMTISEIRHFIDLCMEGDVTLEDRYELLAREEQAVAKQIAELKAQQDFLHYKMWYFKTALEAGTEEIHMIQTAEGERVDPDIHEQYQAALAKCHDIKELIDYQKNYAAKQQA encoded by the coding sequence ATGAGATATTCAATTGGCGATGTGGCAAAGAAGATGGACGTGCCAACCTCAACCCTCCGTTTCTATGATAAGAAGGGGCTGCTGCCCTTTGTTGACCGCGATGAGGCCGGCCGGCGTTCCTTTAAGGACAACGATCTTAACTTCCTGGAAGTAATTGAGTGCATGAAGAAGTGTGGGATGACGATCAGTGAAATCCGTCACTTCATCGACCTCTGTATGGAAGGTGACGTCACCTTAGAGGATCGTTACGAGCTCCTGGCCAGGGAAGAGCAGGCGGTTGCCAAGCAGATTGCGGAGCTCAAGGCCCAGCAGGACTTCCTCCACTATAAGATGTGGTACTTCAAGACGGCTCTGGAGGCGGGGACCGAGGAGATCCACATGATCCAGACTGCTGAGGGCGAGCGGGTCGATCCAGACATCCACGAGCAGTACCAGGCGGCCCTGGCAAAGTGTCACGACATCAAGGAGCTGATCGACTACCAAAAGAACTACGCGGCCAAGCAACAAGCATAA
- a CDS encoding SDR family NAD(P)-dependent oxidoreductase, whose amino-acid sequence MMSKTWLVTGTHTGFGKQLAIQLAQHDDINLVATSRKAGQLDYLDQYDHGQIAKVILDVTKHDQVVAAVKSATERFGGIDVLVNNAGLGYFGTFEESNLEDVKYMFDVNVWGLVDMTRETLPIMRKQKSGVIVNFSSIGGLYSFPTLSFYHGTKYAVEGITGSIEEEVKGLGIKTMLVEPSGFRTDWAGRSSHKTMPTHDDYEQFTKFIDDMANGAHHEPGDPVMAAEIIIDQVTNHSDQLPTHLPLGKISSDLAIDKYTKLLQQFKDERELSLSADRPERNDN is encoded by the coding sequence ATTATGAGTAAAACATGGTTAGTTACTGGTACCCACACCGGCTTTGGTAAGCAGTTAGCAATTCAATTGGCCCAGCACGACGACATCAACCTCGTCGCCACCTCCCGGAAGGCCGGGCAGCTGGACTACCTGGACCAATACGACCACGGCCAAATCGCCAAGGTGATCTTGGACGTCACCAAGCACGATCAGGTGGTAGCCGCTGTTAAGAGCGCTACCGAGCGTTTCGGTGGCATCGACGTCCTGGTCAACAACGCTGGGCTCGGTTACTTCGGCACCTTTGAAGAGTCTAACTTGGAAGACGTCAAGTACATGTTTGACGTCAACGTCTGGGGACTGGTTGACATGACCCGTGAGACACTGCCGATCATGCGGAAGCAAAAGTCCGGCGTGATCGTCAACTTCTCGTCGATCGGTGGTCTCTACTCCTTCCCGACCCTTTCCTTCTACCACGGCACCAAGTACGCCGTCGAAGGGATCACGGGCTCGATCGAAGAGGAAGTCAAGGGCCTTGGCATCAAGACCATGCTGGTTGAGCCAAGCGGCTTCCGGACCGACTGGGCGGGGCGGTCATCACACAAGACGATGCCGACCCACGATGACTACGAGCAGTTCACCAAGTTCATCGATGACATGGCTAACGGTGCCCACCACGAGCCTGGTGACCCTGTGATGGCCGCTGAGATCATCATTGATCAGGTCACCAACCATAGCGACCAGTTGCCAACCCACCTGCCACTGGGCAAGATCTCATCGGACCTGGCAATTGACAAGTACACCAAGTTGCTGCAACAATTTAAGGATGAACGTGAATTGTCACTCTCTGCTGATCGTCCTGAAAGGAATGATAACTAG
- a CDS encoding sugar O-acetyltransferase, translating to MSELDKLEAGEWYNFGAPEVAARKLNAATLAQEFNAIPENEAEKQEAKAREILGSAGKNLVIHSTFNFDYGKNIHVGDNFLANYNLTVLDIAPVNIGDNVWIGPNTDIYTVNHPLTVKGRRERLGIGKPVTIGNDVWIGGHSTICPGVTIGNGVVVAAGSVVTKDIPDNVVVGGVPAKVIKQIQQED from the coding sequence GTGTCTGAACTCGACAAGCTTGAAGCGGGCGAATGGTACAACTTCGGTGCTCCCGAGGTGGCGGCCCGCAAGCTCAACGCGGCCACCCTTGCCCAAGAATTCAACGCCATCCCCGAAAACGAAGCTGAAAAACAAGAGGCCAAGGCCCGTGAGATCCTCGGTTCCGCCGGAAAGAACCTGGTGATCCACTCCACCTTTAATTTCGACTACGGCAAGAACATCCACGTCGGCGACAACTTCCTGGCCAACTACAACTTGACCGTCCTGGACATCGCCCCAGTGAACATCGGTGACAACGTCTGGATCGGTCCGAACACCGATATCTACACCGTCAACCATCCCCTGACAGTCAAGGGGCGGCGGGAACGCCTGGGAATCGGCAAGCCAGTTACCATCGGCAATGACGTCTGGATCGGTGGCCATTCCACCATCTGCCCAGGAGTTACGATTGGTAACGGGGTCGTCGTGGCCGCGGGATCGGTCGTCACCAAGGACATCCCGGATAACGTCGTCGTGGGCGGCGTCCCGGCCAAGGTGATCAAACAGATTCAACAAGAAGACTAA
- a CDS encoding universal stress protein, with product MDQEYQNILVPVDGSKESEQALHRAIFVAKRNGAHIDILNVIDTRAMAYNFAGMSDGSIAYQLVDKSKEYLDGLLKSAKTKDGFDNLDIHIRLGNPKTIISFDFPHDHHNDMIIMGASGLSRMQRAVMGSVTSYVKRNAPVDVLVVRTDVDQPKD from the coding sequence ATGGATCAAGAATACCAAAACATTTTAGTACCAGTCGACGGCTCAAAAGAATCCGAGCAAGCACTGCACCGGGCAATCTTTGTTGCTAAGCGAAACGGGGCGCACATTGACATCTTAAACGTCATTGACACCCGGGCAATGGCCTACAACTTCGCCGGAATGTCCGATGGCAGTATTGCCTACCAGTTGGTTGACAAGTCCAAGGAATACCTGGACGGCCTGTTGAAGTCCGCCAAGACCAAGGACGGCTTTGACAACTTAGACATCCACATTCGGCTGGGGAACCCGAAGACCATTATCTCCTTCGACTTCCCACACGATCACCACAATGACATGATCATCATGGGTGCTAGTGGCCTTTCTCGGATGCAGCGGGCGGTCATGGGCTCCGTTACCTCCTACGTTAAGCGGAACGCCCCCGTTGACGTCCTGGTTGTCCGGACCGACGTGGACCAGCCTAAGGACTAA
- a CDS encoding IS30 family transposase: MTHLNDTMSTILLTTHKKNAHLTKEERVMIATLKSQGLSNRAIGRQLGVNHQTINNELNRGTVRQLRRQKSNGKIYEYSYYIYSYEAGQATYLEHHRHSGRRRLYYSSKQFLRLADQLMLGEFDDHHYSPQAVIYKARDLMNDGTLIPKSVVTLYQWINEGVLRTSNLDLFEKPKRKHHQTHPQAKRCLGPNIAQRPQTADQRSEIGHWELDTVQGQKNGNDSVVLVMTDRLSRVNITSKIAGKTAHAVNQFFINLRQKMGTDAYYRIFKTITSDNGSEFSELTQVHDHVFYADPYSPWERGSNEINNRFLRKEITKGEAINNYSSAQIIATNDWMNHYPRAMFNGHSSMDIYRKAFYQEISQLHQPIINWSVLFI; this comes from the coding sequence ATGACGCACTTAAATGATACCATGTCTACTATTTTATTGACTACTCATAAAAAGAATGCTCATCTTACTAAAGAAGAACGTGTGATGATTGCGACTTTAAAGTCGCAAGGACTTTCCAATCGCGCAATTGGTCGCCAATTAGGAGTTAATCATCAAACAATTAATAACGAGCTCAACCGTGGTACGGTCCGCCAACTTCGTCGTCAAAAATCTAATGGTAAGATTTACGAATATTCTTACTACATCTATAGTTATGAAGCTGGTCAGGCCACATATCTTGAACATCACCGCCATTCTGGTCGTCGTCGCTTATATTATTCTTCAAAGCAATTTTTACGATTAGCTGATCAGCTAATGCTTGGTGAGTTTGACGACCACCATTACTCCCCACAAGCGGTTATTTATAAGGCTCGAGATTTAATGAATGATGGCACCCTGATCCCAAAGTCGGTTGTAACTTTATATCAATGGATTAATGAGGGTGTGCTTCGTACGTCCAATTTAGACCTCTTTGAAAAACCTAAACGTAAGCATCATCAAACTCATCCGCAAGCTAAAAGGTGCTTAGGGCCTAATATTGCTCAACGACCTCAAACTGCGGACCAACGGTCCGAAATTGGCCATTGGGAACTGGATACAGTTCAGGGACAGAAAAACGGTAATGACAGTGTTGTACTAGTAATGACTGATCGCCTTTCACGAGTTAATATCACGAGTAAAATTGCTGGTAAAACTGCGCATGCAGTAAATCAGTTCTTTATAAATTTGCGCCAGAAAATGGGCACAGATGCTTACTATCGCATTTTTAAGACAATAACCTCTGACAACGGTTCAGAATTTAGTGAGTTAACACAAGTTCACGATCATGTTTTCTATGCTGATCCGTATTCCCCTTGGGAACGTGGATCCAATGAGATCAATAACCGGTTTCTCCGCAAGGAGATTACCAAAGGTGAAGCTATAAATAACTATAGTAGTGCTCAGATCATAGCGACTAATGATTGGATGAATCACTATCCACGAGCTATGTTTAATGGACATTCGTCAATGGATATCTATCGTAAGGCCTTCTACCAAGAGATATCACAGCTCCATCAACCAATAATCAATTGGTCAGTATTATTTATTTGA
- a CDS encoding Lrp/AsnC family transcriptional regulator, whose product MDKIDRKIVNLLQQNARASLKDLSKECFISSPAIAARITKLERAGIITGYHSSINMEEIGFHVRAFIQVQLEPRQKQEFYPYIQSIPNVIECNCVTGDYSEIMEVVFPSTTNLDDFINTIQQRFGKTSTQIVFSTSVEHRGVELQAPEQETKE is encoded by the coding sequence ATGGATAAAATTGATCGGAAAATCGTAAACTTGCTGCAGCAGAATGCCCGGGCCTCATTAAAGGATCTTTCCAAGGAGTGCTTCATTTCCTCGCCAGCCATCGCCGCCCGGATCACCAAGCTGGAACGGGCCGGCATCATCACCGGCTACCATTCCAGCATCAACATGGAGGAGATCGGCTTCCACGTTCGAGCCTTCATCCAGGTCCAGCTGGAACCACGGCAAAAGCAGGAATTCTACCCGTATATTCAAAGCATCCCCAACGTGATCGAGTGTAATTGCGTCACCGGTGATTACTCCGAAATCATGGAGGTTGTCTTCCCTTCAACCACCAACCTGGATGACTTCATCAACACCATCCAGCAGCGGTTCGGCAAGACCAGCACCCAGATCGTCTTCAGTACCAGTGTTGAGCACCGTGGGGTCGAATTGCAGGCACCGGAACAAGAGACTAAAGAATAA
- a CDS encoding cation:dicarboxylate symporter family transporter yields the protein MKNYRFSRLSMGWQIMIGLVLGIICGVLSYHNQNAIVAMQSLGTIFIRLIQMIVMPIVVSCLTVGIANIGDIKKLGRIGGKTIIYFEVLTTIALILGITMANLTHPGTFINIHDLHATDISQYMSTAKSAAHNSGFWPLILSIIPTNIFKSMADGDMMPVILFSVLFGLGIAAVGEKAQILIDVLNGVAEVMFKVTNWVMKLAPIGVFGLIGMTVAEMGLKALLPLGYFILIAYLTMLIFIIVILGITAHLFHLRYWKTMHVILEEIVLAFTTASSEVTLPRLMKKTHLMGVSEGITSFVIPTGYTFNLDGSAIYQSLAAIFLAQAYGLHLSLSHQITLLVVLMITSKGMAGVPGASFVVLLASVSTIGVPMAGLTFIAGIDRFVDMGRTAVNVVGNSIATLVIGESEGELDRKQYNEYLDNYGKDKK from the coding sequence GTGAAAAATTACCGTTTTAGCCGGCTCAGCATGGGCTGGCAGATTATGATTGGCCTGGTCCTCGGGATTATCTGTGGGGTCCTGTCCTACCATAACCAAAACGCGATTGTTGCGATGCAAAGCCTGGGGACCATCTTTATTCGGCTGATCCAAATGATCGTCATGCCGATCGTGGTTTCCTGCCTGACGGTTGGGATTGCCAACATCGGTGACATCAAGAAACTCGGGCGGATCGGTGGCAAGACCATCATCTACTTCGAAGTTTTGACGACGATTGCCCTGATTCTCGGGATTACGATGGCCAATCTGACCCACCCGGGAACCTTCATTAATATCCACGACCTGCACGCGACGGACATCTCGCAGTACATGTCGACGGCAAAGTCGGCCGCCCATAACAGTGGTTTCTGGCCCCTGATTCTGTCGATCATCCCGACAAACATCTTTAAGTCGATGGCCGACGGGGACATGATGCCGGTAATCCTGTTCTCAGTCCTCTTTGGCTTGGGAATCGCTGCCGTCGGGGAGAAGGCCCAGATCTTGATCGACGTCTTGAACGGGGTGGCCGAGGTCATGTTCAAGGTCACCAACTGGGTCATGAAGCTGGCCCCCATCGGTGTCTTTGGCCTGATTGGGATGACCGTGGCTGAGATGGGCTTGAAGGCCCTCCTGCCACTGGGCTACTTTATCCTGATCGCCTACCTGACGATGCTGATCTTCATCATTGTCATCCTCGGCATCACGGCCCACCTTTTCCACCTGCGCTACTGGAAGACGATGCACGTAATTTTGGAAGAAATCGTCCTGGCCTTCACCACCGCCAGTTCCGAGGTGACGCTGCCGCGGCTGATGAAGAAGACCCATTTGATGGGGGTGAGCGAGGGGATTACCTCCTTCGTTATTCCGACCGGTTACACCTTCAACTTGGACGGGTCAGCGATCTACCAATCCCTGGCCGCCATTTTCCTGGCCCAGGCGTATGGCTTGCACCTGTCCCTTTCCCACCAGATCACCCTGCTGGTCGTCTTAATGATCACCAGTAAGGGGATGGCTGGGGTGCCGGGGGCGTCCTTCGTCGTCCTGCTGGCCTCCGTCTCCACGATTGGGGTACCGATGGCGGGACTGACCTTCATCGCCGGAATTGACCGCTTCGTCGACATGGGCCGGACGGCGGTCAACGTGGTCGGCAACTCGATTGCCACCCTGGTCATCGGTGAATCCGAAGGTGAGCTGGACCGGAAGCAGTACAACGAGTACCTGGATAATTACGGAAAAGATAAAAAATAA
- a CDS encoding amidohydrolase: MTTTYVNGKIFLGTDETSFADSMIVDSGKIKAVGTALTPEGTVVDLHGQTVLPGLIDCHTHPKYIADALHGTACTPPNVNSIKEMQEALRQSPSFGKGPDTWIEGWGFDETKLAEHRSPNRDDLDAVSTTQPIFIYRSDCHSSVGNSKALELAGIDENTPDPVGGKIERFADGRPTGFMREVAASQLLIRAKSAQSYENDVTNMVNSSKHYLANGLVAIGEMMGRMKPYTTLRLYQDAVKDGFAPKASIYYVFDELDPEAPLTPSGDQQLRVAGIKVFMDGSISGETAFNKEPYPSGKMGVSLTSVEKLKQEVTFAQKNKLQIAIHAMGNAAIQRVIDITKDLQPWLPDMPSVRIEHASLMTDEMFAQIDASPMNYALVTQPIFYFAEDESYRNYLSPEQFKTAYRVKTMLNSSALLGLSSDAPCTPWAEPDSPFYSIYAAVTRKAANGDVVNPEEAITVPQAILGYTRDAAKIGGFDQNGTLTAGKDADFVILNKDIFTTTPEELKDVRVSETWIGGQKVYQN; this comes from the coding sequence ATGACAACCACTTACGTTAATGGAAAGATTTTCCTGGGGACCGACGAAACCAGCTTTGCGGATTCCATGATTGTTGATTCCGGCAAGATCAAGGCCGTGGGCACCGCACTGACTCCTGAGGGAACGGTGGTCGACCTACATGGCCAGACCGTCCTGCCCGGTCTGATCGACTGTCACACCCACCCCAAGTACATCGCCGACGCTCTGCACGGTACGGCCTGCACCCCGCCGAACGTCAATAGCATCAAGGAGATGCAGGAGGCCCTGCGTCAGTCGCCGAGCTTCGGCAAGGGGCCTGACACCTGGATCGAGGGCTGGGGATTTGATGAGACCAAGCTGGCCGAGCACCGCAGCCCGAACAGGGACGACCTGGACGCCGTCTCCACGACCCAACCGATCTTTATCTACCGGTCGGACTGCCACTCTTCAGTCGGCAACTCCAAGGCCCTGGAACTCGCTGGAATTGATGAGAACACCCCCGACCCGGTTGGCGGGAAGATCGAACGCTTCGCCGATGGCCGACCGACCGGCTTCATGCGGGAGGTGGCCGCATCCCAGCTGCTGATCCGGGCCAAGTCCGCCCAGAGCTACGAAAATGACGTCACCAACATGGTCAACAGCTCCAAGCACTACCTGGCAAACGGCCTGGTGGCAATCGGTGAAATGATGGGGCGGATGAAGCCTTATACCACCCTCAGACTCTACCAGGACGCCGTGAAGGACGGTTTCGCCCCGAAGGCATCAATCTACTACGTCTTCGATGAACTGGACCCAGAAGCGCCGCTCACGCCCAGTGGCGACCAGCAGCTTCGGGTTGCCGGCATCAAGGTCTTCATGGACGGCAGCATCTCCGGCGAGACGGCCTTCAACAAGGAGCCGTACCCGTCCGGCAAAATGGGCGTCAGCCTGACGAGCGTGGAAAAGCTCAAGCAGGAAGTGACCTTTGCCCAAAAGAACAAGCTCCAGATTGCCATCCACGCGATGGGCAATGCCGCCATCCAGCGGGTCATCGACATTACCAAGGACTTGCAGCCATGGCTGCCTGACATGCCATCAGTCCGGATCGAGCACGCCTCATTGATGACCGATGAGATGTTTGCCCAAATCGATGCCAGTCCGATGAACTATGCCCTGGTTACCCAGCCGATCTTCTACTTTGCCGAGGACGAGTCCTACCGGAATTACCTTTCGCCAGAGCAGTTCAAGACCGCCTACCGGGTTAAGACGATGCTAAACTCGTCTGCCCTGCTCGGCCTGAGCTCCGATGCCCCATGTACGCCCTGGGCGGAGCCTGACAGTCCCTTCTACAGCATCTACGCGGCGGTCACCCGGAAGGCCGCGAATGGCGACGTGGTCAACCCCGAAGAGGCCATCACGGTGCCGCAGGCAATTCTCGGCTACACCCGGGACGCAGCCAAGATCGGTGGCTTCGATCAAAATGGAACCCTGACGGCCGGCAAGGATGCCGATTTTGTAATTTTGAATAAAGATATCTTCACGACCACGCCAGAAGAACTGAAAGATGTTAGAGTTAGTGAAACATGGATCGGTGGACAAAAGGTCTACCAAAACTAA